A region of the Mytilus edulis chromosome 11, xbMytEdul2.2, whole genome shotgun sequence genome:
atgtttaggttttgctcattgttgaaggccatacggtgacctatagttattaatgtctgtgccatttggtttcttgtggagaattatctcattaattggcaattaaaccacatcttcttttttacatttggTTGGAAAGATAATTCAAGTATATTGCCTGTGCAGTAATAGTATATGCTGCATGATCTCGCGAGTATCCTGTTtccctcttttaaatacatatgaCACGTTTTATCTTTACAAACATAACATGACGGATACTTGCATACGTATAGTTTCATTTACATAAAATGGAATGTTGATTATGAGTATATATGCATCTAACAGCATACATATATGCAATGAATATACACAGAcaagtaaaaatatttatatgtcaTTGTCAGAGATAAAAATTGGTATATCTTTCATGAGAGAAAACACATTATGtaccatataaaaatataaactaaacTAATAGTTACGTAAaacatattacataaacaaataacaTTTAAGTTTAGTTTCCAACAGCAAAAGTCTCTGAACCAGAGGCTTGGGAAAGTAGAATTTATATATTCTAAAGGAGATTGTCAGTTACCCTCATTCGacagaattaaaaataataaaaatgtatacggggccatgaaaataaatataatatctcAAACTGAAGTGCATACACTTTTTTCTAAGAAAACTGTACCCAATACATTATATACGATCAAAGatctttatagaaaaaaatggtaTAGCGATTTGTATTCTACTTGAATAAAAATCATATATGTCCGTTTTTGTCGTATTCAGTTACTGTACCATTGCTTTTGCTGATCACCACTAATGATAAATATTATGCATTGGCGTAGGAGCCCAGGCATAAATATGTACTCTTTTggaatattttttcattgaaaatagaaaatgaaactgAATTAGGACAATGACTTAAAgattattgacattttttatttattttttttattttagtttgatttattttattaatttttttttggggggggaggggttGCTTGTAACTTCAGAAGTTATCCCCTCTCATTTTGCAGTATTGAGTCTACTCCTTCACCCCTGGTATATCTACTAGAATATAGGACTGTAATTTTGCTGTGCTGCTAACAGTAAATAGAGGAGTAACGATTTACAATGTACGATAGATTGGACTTTACTAAGATTGGTCATACATGCAATTTTAaccttattgttttattttatagaaattaatGAGATTTCTGTAGCAAGCATTACTGACGACAACATGAAAATGAGACCATGGCCTGTTGTTCTAGAGCCGCCACCGCCGCCAGATCCACCGAATCCGTATTGATATTGATAAATTTGttcttaataaaaatataagtACTGTTATATAGTCGCAATTTATTTCGATAAGTATTCAGCATTTTGTCATGCCGCAACAAAATTCGCGATACAAAGCGATTTCACTTGCCGTCCGTATCAGCATCATCAACACTCACTTAGGTttcgatttttatttttgatacgtTTTCCTAACTTTCCGTATTTTCCAGATAAATGAATTTATCAGACAGTCCAGGAATTATTTATGTACATCAAAACACGCACCATTCATGATATAACCCGAAACTCagaaaaactttgtttgattcagTTGATGTCTGAATTAGCCTTTTTATTTGTTACTTATTACATATCAGTATGTAGAATTCAATAGTTTGTATTTCTCTCCGTTTAATCTTGTTTGTTTAAACAATTTCATAGGAAATTAACCATGTACACAGTCGTCATTGTGCAGTTTCTAATTTCTTCTTAGAGTGGTTCTTTCTACAAGtgtatacaagtgagaggtttagctagctataaaaccagttttaatccacaattttatacataagaatatgcctgtaccaagttaggaatattgcagttgttgttcattcgtttgatgtgtttgggcttttgattttgccatttgattagggactatttttgtaattttaattttccATCTTTCAGGAAATAAACTGCATAGCCAACGCACTACGAAGATCACAATCTTGAACGATTGAAGCGGCGACATGCTTATTTTTATGCCATCGCATTTGATTGATACACAAACATTAaagtgtgtaaaaaaaaaaatccttttagtATTTCCCTGAAGATTATTGATCAGTTTCTTCATATATAAATGCCATAATGTTTAGTTTATCTGTTTAATACAAAGGTTTTATTAAGTCTGTCAAGATTGATGTCGGAACCAAACATTCACACATCTTTCAAAGAGCTACTATTATgaattatatttcatattttatatttttaaaattgagaacATGTACAAGAGAAGAATTTTACGTAACTGAATTATTAACATAAATCGTAAAGAATCACTATCTTTAGAAGATTGATTTGACGAAAATCTTTTTAAATCAAGGTTAGGaaatttccaaaaataaatgaaaatagatTAAAGAAATAATGACATAAGATTGTTGATACCTTTATCGTGTTATCCTTGACACGTGGATGAAAACTTAGTGCACCCGATCTCTTATCTCGTAAGTACCTGCACTAAATCCTAACATGTATCAGATAAATCGCTGGCCAATGCAAGACGTACTGAAAGAAGGTAACACCACATATCAATCTGTTCGTGATTTTCAAACTAGACACAATCTACGTCATTTAAGtagttgtttcattgtcaatcaCTCTACATGTActataatatatttatacattttcagaattttacataaaaaagaattcaatatttGCATCTATCAATTATTTCCAGACATTAAAAGCTAGTTCAATTTTGAATATGTGTCATTGTCAAACTAGTAGTAGCAACTTCAAATGAATTTTCACTGCAGAAAAAAACACAATTCATAATCCGTCTCGTTCAAATTGACCTACTGATTTCAATGAAATCATTTTGATGCATTACAAAGTTTGAAGATtcaatggcaaatatttgatgACGGACCGAGCATATTAAAAACTTCATCAAATGAATAAGTGTTGCAAAGTGGGTCGTCCGGGATattgatgaaatttttttttacagccaCCCAAAAAAGACGAATCAAATCTGAATTTCAGCGGATATTTGGCATTACAACAGGTCACCTAAGGAAATATCAACTATTGTTGAAAGCGTTCTTTATTGTATAGATAAGGTGATACGTTTGGAGAACGGAATTTATGTTCCTTTTCCTATCAGACATGGCTTCTTAATCATTCATCTCGCACAAAATAACTATAGTTCAATATCGTAAGGGTGCTGTGTCCGATTAAAAGATCGAAGTAAGATACGCCACAGTAAGGGGATATTCAAAACTCAAGTTGGCAGAAACTAATAACGCCATGCGATGACAGGCGACGAAAATACAAACAAGTGTatatttatgttgtaatgttacacctcTCTTAAGTAAGGGGTGAATGTTGCCGTTTGATAAAACGGTTAACCCCGTTGCATTTTTATGCTGTTGTCCGAAGCCAGGAGCCatttgttcagtggttgtctgttGGTGTGGTTCTTAAGTGTTACTCATATTAATAAAGATAAGACCTgggttttcctgtttgatttgTTTACAATAGTCATTGTGttgctctttatagcttgctgtttggtgtgagccaaggctccatgttgaagacagtactttgacctataattgttaactttttatacattgttacttggaaggagagttgtatcattggcactcataccacattttcttatttataatcaCAAAACACtacaaagaaaactaaatttTGAGCAACATGAATCCTATCAAACATTTGGGTGATACCACATGCTTTAGGTGGGATTGAGGGAGGGGGTAATATCGGCAGACCCTGCTCCACTGGTGTCACCCGTGACGTGATTGTGTTGATTATGGTAGGCTCTAGTAGGATATCCTCTTCGATTACCAGGTCAATTGAAAAATGCCTCAGATCACTACATGCACTAGGTCGCTATTTAGCTTACAATACGATCTTATAAATTttcaatctttcatttgcgccgatttggttgtttcatttgcgccgattcaATAATTTCAAGTTCTATTTGCTCCTTTTTGCATTTTAGTGCTGTGCTTTTTTCGTGGCGTAAAGAGGTTTTATTGTCCTTCAATAATTTAAAGGCTGTAAATAGATTTtatatcatttgatttgttattgctatatatatattatactcaGTTATTTTAGTGTATGTAAACAAAGTGCTTTTAACCATTAAATTGACTTTTTTGCTCGAAATCCTACTTCTACCTCACCATTGTGGGCAGGGGGCAACAGTTATGTGCATGTTAtcattgacaattcataacatagGTTGGCTAGCGGAAAAGGATGATAAAGATAAATACAAATAGTTTTCATCTGTAGTAATTTACCTGTACaacaatcggcgcaaatgaagaaaataatcGGCCAAAGAGAAAGAAAAGTCGgccgcaaatgcaaaacgccggtaAAAATATCATAGAATATTTACTATGAATAAACTGTTGATACAGCGATATGTATCATATGTCGACAGAAAATTCGAAATAAGACAATCTGATGGACAGTAACATATAATTTGCTACAAGTTCGCTGGACATGACATATAGGACAGGGTCCCAAATATTCGTCAAACTGATATGGACAGTACTGGTTGAGTAATGCAACTTTAAATAAAATACCATTGATATGTTACCTACTACTTCCTTCAACGCAACAAAAAATGTTTCTTCAAAGATGTTTACATAATAACAATAGGTGTTTTACaactatttaaatatttcatacatgtaagtattaaactgttaaatattttgattagAAAAATAGTAGATTCTGTGGTTAGGGAGTTACCATTTGActttaatggggggggggggggggggggggggggggggtggggggggggggggggctaggagaaaaatgttgtcctgcatttttttagttgttatctctgtcctgcctttttatttttcattgtattCGGTACTGcctttttattagtttatcctgactttttttacataaattgtcatcctgacttttttttgccaagttgctcatcctgccttttttttactcaaaattcctgtcctacctttttttcatcctagccctccACCCACCCACCCaccctaaaaatcaaatgatagctcccTAATGCATGACAAGGCCTTGCAATATCGAGGTTATACTTTCAGATGTAGGCCAACGCtataatatatcaaaaataaaataatgaagtaaatcgtaaaatttaagcggattactgatttaaagttactgtttaaAAAAACGTATATACTAATTATGTACTAAGATCTTGACCTGAGCTGTTAGACGAGTTTTATGGGTTTACTGACAAACTTAATGTTGGTGGTTATCTAGGATAACTTGCGACAAGATCCTTTTGAGAGGGAAAATATGAGTTGGCTTGGTTTATAAATTTCTAAAAACAGATAAACTAGAAAATATTCACTCTCAAACCTCATCAAATATTCAACAGAACACATTAACTGTCCAGATCATAGAAATTTCACAACATATCATGAAGTTTAGATAGGTTTAGGGATAAATTTTAAAGGTATAGCATACATTTAATGTATCTGTTTGAAAATCAAGAAAGATTTTTGCTAACATAAAATACTTAAGGCATGAAAACATTCAATATTCTGCCAGTCTTGAGCATTTTCACATTTATCTGTTTAATAAATATCTGATAAGAATAAATTCATATGgtatataaacaaattttgtttgtctttattttacCACATTTTTTGTTGTCTATGGTAGACATGAATGTTATGTAATTTGAGTTACTAAAATATttacaattctaaaatttcaatataaaattttaaaaaaatctcatcggggccttttatagctgactaaacttatttaatgatttcatacataaacatttatatcaaatcttataaaattgaaaaaagtcctgTTAACCAATTTACGTTTTTGGTATTCGATATTCGGTCCTTCCGACGGTAAACACTAATTTATAATGATCAACCCAACATTTGTTGCTTGtcttaaaatttcaactttcttCATCACAGTGAAATCAACACAATGATAACATGAATTAAGAAAGTAGTCTCGGATACATGGTCTATCGAAGTGTAAACTAAGGAAAAATATTCTGACGGACCAATCACATTCAAGTATTTGTAGaaattcaaataatataaaaaaaatatatacaatagcaCAACTCTAGTCCGATGATTTTCTCCGGCTTTCTCTTATGTCCTGTTTTCTTTCTCAAGATCTTGGTTTGATACAGATATCTTGTTTGATTTGTTGAACAGACAGATTGTTCCACTGAAAACACCACTGAGATTTGTCATGATAACAACTGCTAAAAATAGTCCAAACGGAACATCTGATATTAGCTGCCATGTGCCATATACACTCAGAGGCGTCCATTGAATTATATAAACAGCCACAAATAAGCACATGGCTTTCGCAGATTTCAATGTTGCACTTCGTGCACACCCATTGTTTCTTAATTGAGTGTTAAGTTTCTTTGTTTCTGTGTAAATTCGGTACCATGTTAAAACATAAAAGGTGGAAAGTGCTACCAGTATAGCGCTTGTCAGACCAGTGCTGATGACAACCATGGCAATGACACCTTTAACAGAATCAAAGAcacaactgaaaaaaaaagaaaattcaagaattatgtgtttttacacatttttattaaacGGTTAAAACCGATATGGTTAGAAAATACAAACGATCACAAcattactaacacaattctaaATTAATATTCTTGCAATCGttagaaaatacataaaataacatcACTACAAACTATATCCcaattttatattctatttttggacgtttacctgtgacgtcacttgttgtcctaaattaattttagataTTCGTTAttattctgtggttaacatgtcgaaatgtactattatattatgtGTTTATGTAGTTCCCTGTCCTGAGTATTTTTGCatgtatttgtactgtattcctgtcatgttatgttgtcattttagcggtatatttaacattgccatacagcgcgaggtttggctaaccacaaaaccaggttcaacccaccatttttttcttaaaatgtcctataccaagtcaggaatatggaagttgttatctaatagttcatttctatgtatgtttttgttgcacttcagtatttctgttgtttcgttgttttcctctaatagttgatgtgtttctctcggtttgagtttgtaacccagatttgttttctctcaatcgatttatgacttttgaacagcggtatgctactgttgcctttatttgtggcGTTAAAACATACGTGTGACGCACAGTTCATAATTCTATTTGggtttacttttgtaaattaACGGAAGGTATCCGGGTTTTGTTCTGTGGTTTAAATGTtcaaatgtactattatattatttagtTGTGTATTTCTCTCTCCTaagtgttcttgcatttatttgtactgtttcctgtcatgtagtgttgtaattttagcggtatatttaacattgccttaAAGCGCAAggttggctagccacaaaaccaggttcaacccaccatttttttcttaaaatgtcttgtaccaagtcaggaatatgacagttgttaacaaatggtctgtttctatgtatgttggcgtttgcttTTGCAGcagtttagtgtttctgttgttccgttgttttgatttgatgtgtttcccttggttttggtttgtgacccggatttgtttttgttttatcgaTTTATAACTATTGAGCAGTGGTATACGACTGTTGTCTTTGTTTATGTCCAGAGCATATAAAAGCTATGATTAAGGAACTAGCAAATTGGAAATCAATTTCCAATTTAACTTAGATCAACAACTTGCCGACAAGTTAAATCAACCCTGATTATGTAAATTTAGTTTATGCTTATGAAATAACATAAAGCCATCCATTCTCCGGCATTTCTATAAAGTGCAATTTTTCGATTACAAGGATGAAGCCAAAGGAGTAGAAATTTAAAACCCAACTGAATCTTAGTGTCAAATGTTTCATAGTTGGATGCTAtggataataaacaaaacatttatatgtattgacatCCTAAAAGATTTATACCCTCCGAAATTAAAAATCTACACATCACTAAATTTGTAGTACGATTTGTCTTATGATATGCAATATCGTGGTTTCTCAGATGTCAAAATTTACggaatatggcaattgtttttcacttgttctgttgaTTAATAACGTTTGATTGTGTCATTTGTTATATGCTTCCATGTTTTAATATGcctcgaatataaaaaaaaaagaagatgtggtatgattgccaatgagacaactctccacaagagaccaaatgaaacacaaattaacaattataggtcacctatataggcctacaacaatgagtaaagcccataccgcatggtcagctataaaagcccacgaaatgacaaatattaaacaattcaaacgagaaaactaatagcctaatttatgtacaaaaaatgaacgaaaaacaagtatgttacacaccaacaaacgacaacccctgcattacaggctcctgactatagacaggcacatacatacagaatgtggtggagttaaacatgttagcaggatcccaaccctcttcTAACCTGGGACGAAGTTCATTATTTGGCAACCCACTTTTAAAAAGCAATCTGGTCAAAATTCAAATCCTGTGTGCATGCTTTGCTTACAAGGATCTAACAACGCTCCGTTCTATTTTCAGTTTTTAAAGCCCTTTCGGGATTAAAAAAAATTTCCAGATTGATACCACATCTTTGAAAAATGGACGGTTTGTGTAATAATTACAAGAACAGAAAGTAATTTTGTCAGATACTTGTACGGAAAGCGGACATAGGATCTGTATTTtaattattctgaaaatataaatgaaattgaaatCTTTAATCATCCTTGTTTCCATGATTTAATAAATAAGCATGTTAAGGTTTGTATCATATATGTGCACATGTAAGCGATCAGTATTTTCAAATAGTTTAAACGGTGAAGCACAGTATCCTGTTTTGTGTATTCATGGCAAAATTCTTATTTTAGTTGCATAAAACGTGAACAACGACCTCTCAAATGACAAACCCGGAATGAAATTTGGATTAAATGATTCCATTGTTGGTAAATACGATGTACAACAACTCTTTATCTTACATTAACAAATGATGGAAAGAAGCAAAATATTGTGTATTCAATGCAATGGTAACCTATGAATAACAATAAACGATTGAAGCAAAATAAAACAGTAGAGAAATAGCAAAAAtcgttataaaaatatttaattgtcaAAATCAGAGGTTTATgacatttgtttttgaaaaacctATTACCTCAGTTCTATTTCATACTTACAAAAATCCACTTGGACCTAACACACCCAAAGAACACACTAGTACGGCGAATAAAAATGGTCCAACACcaagtaaaagaaacagtttccAATCTTTGTTTCCATAATTGACATTctttctaaaataaactgacagaaaTGCATTTAACGCAGACGTCAAAGAAAATAAACCTTCGGATAAGCAGATATTCACTATGAGCAGAGCATACAAGGAGCATAATTCACTTGGACGAACATGGTCCTTGGTAATCAGTATCTGGGCGTGGTCCAAACAATGGACAAAACCATAAGAAGTATCGCAAATACATCTGTATAACAAAAAGCGTTCATGTTTATGCCATTTCATAAACGACTTTCCTTTTTTCgatttatataaaagtataatAACTCCAATGGCGGaacaaaaacttaacaacaaGCAGATGATAGCTGTCACGTGGATTAAATTGAAACAGTAATGGCCGATACCAAACACAGGTATATCGTATCCACTTTCAGCTAAAGTATAGTTGATATGCATACATTCCTTATCCATTTGTATGTTAATGTTTGTCTAGAAAAACATCCTCTTCTATGTTACTGAATCTAATAAATAATGACAAAAGTCGGTAATATAAGCAATATTCATACAATTTAAATTACATCATTTTATTGAAGATAACTGTTCGTCAAGTTATAATATACCGTTAAATATGATGatcaatttcaatatttcaacttGCTTATATCGTTCCTTGCACTACGTATCTCGGTTTTCAAGTTGAATTGGTTGTATTAACTTCTTATCACCATTTATACTCGATAATTGTTTATAGTAAATTGCTCTTTCAAAGATACCGTAAAACCTATAGGATAACATGTGTAATGCATCCTCTCTAGGGATATAGAGTTTGACGATAGTTTGCATTAGGATTCTTTACATGTCTTTGGAAAGACAAATCGATATATgcaattaaaattaatatcagaTGTCTGGTATTTAACATATTAATTGTTTTTAGTTCTTGTTAATGAACAAACAAAACAACGTTTaatcgatgattttttttttcaatatttgttaattaGTTGTATCTTGAATAAAGTATGCTATCTTTTCTGACCATCAGTTTAATCTTATTTAAAATTAGACCCCTTCAGCATGCTGAGCTTGgagcatatttttaaaacagcTATTTGCTATGATATGTTAAATATGCCCAAAAATTAACGTCAGCAGTCGGGTAAACTATAACGTGTCTCTAACATATATCAACATATATTGTTAGTAAACCTGTAGAGGTATACAGAATATTTTctagagacaagtgcctgtgaactTAAGATGAAATAGAATATAGATGATGTAATACATTCCTCACATAACTGAATCAAACTAGTGGCTTTAAAGAGcttgtgttgctcaccttggacTATGAGCAAATTTAATaaaggacactctccaacatATTGAAGACGAGAAAATAATTCATGACAAATAATCTGTTTTGTTGATCTCTATTGctgatcattttgtctatttagtttttctgtatattctttagttttaACTGTCAGCACAAATGAAGGTAAACATAATCCTGATTTATGGACAATCATTCCTATAAAGAGTAACAGTCAATAAACTATATCGGCAAAATTTGACCTGTTAGTAGATTGTGCCTTGCTGATCAGTTTTGTGATTCAAAGTGTCtgtttatattttatgaattttatgatATATGGCAAAACGCCAAAAATAGGTAAAAGTCACCATTAAAAGGCAATCACTTCAAGAAGGAGTTCATTGACGATTTCTGCCATCATGTCTTAATTGTAGATATTGTCttgttgattatttttgcttATCTAAGTTTCTTTCTATCTAATACGATATTTAAGATATACGGCAAAAACGCAAAAAGGGTAAAAATTGGACACCAAAGCCAATAACTCTAATAAGGAGTCGACTGACCTTATTTGTTAAAC
Encoded here:
- the LOC139494969 gene encoding uncharacterized protein — protein: MDKECMHINYTLAESGYDIPVFGIGHYCFNLIHVTAIICLLLSFCSAIGVIILLYKSKKGKSFMKWHKHERFLLYRCICDTSYGFVHCLDHAQILITKDHVRPSELCSLYALLIVNICLSEGLFSLTSALNAFLSVYFRKNVNYGNKDWKLFLLLGVGPFLFAVLVCSLGVLGPSGFFCVFDSVKGVIAMVVISTGLTSAILVALSTFYVLTWYRIYTETKKLNTQLRNNGCARSATLKSAKAMCLFVAVYIIQWTPLSVYGTWQLISDVPFGLFLAVVIMTNLSGVFSGTICLFNKSNKISVSNQDLEKENRT